The following are encoded together in the Falsiruegeria litorea R37 genome:
- a CDS encoding TM0106 family RecB-like putative nuclease: MKRENGALQLSASDLMRFMACPHATRLDLLRLDGMGPSEVEDSEDAALLQKRGDAHEAAHLATLKEQGKSVACIDTDGVPFAQSVADTQDALLAGPEIIFQGALEGGMWGGYSDFLERVETLSNLGAYSYEVADTKLKRKPAPGHVLQLVLYSDLLEKLQDVAPEQAHVVLGSGERFSFRLAEYAAYARGARARLEGFVADPPETRPIPCTTCDLCRWREHCADVWTNEDSLFEVAGISKAQVAKLEAQGITTLQALSEFEGTVPRMASETFRKLSSQARLQQARKFGPPSHELRPRQPGKGFDLLPRPVEGDLFYDIEGDPHYEEAGSDGLEYLHGIWDGKDFTAFWAHDRTEEKQALIDLFSFFEERISRHPNARIYHYAPYEITALRRLTTQHGVGETQLDGWLREHRFVDLYSVVRGGIFASERSYSIKYLEAFYDIERAGEVTTAGGSVVAYENWRETRDQVILDEIEDYNRIDCVSTELLRDWLLSIRPDDLGTWHNLVEPDPEKVQVQEEAAQELKDNLEASDLPAERRQLLYDLGIFHWREGKPAAWAVFDAAQKSFEELCDDLDCLAGLRATGPQEVDKRSWAREYTYPPQETKLRAGKGAVLMLPDGQTVTLSIKSIDRTRRRVTLRIGQSKGIDLPDWLNLLPDFAINARPIPDAIAAVATDQCGAKANRAADDLLSRNPPRFHSGFTLPDGPSGDPVENLKNAVRAMDETVLPVQGPPGTGKTYVTARAILALVRDGKRVGVASNSHAAIRNVLMGCIDALEEGDLDITLENLEIAHKEGQGMDPLPDGYEAIAAIKGNQDQRLTGSHVVGGTAWLFSRPELADTFDYLFIDEAGQVSLANLVGMSNAARNFVLIGDPRQLPQVVQGSHPPPADLSCLDWLLGEHAIMPPDRGIFLSTTRRMHPDLCAYISEQFYEGKLQSHESTANQRVVAAALPETGAWMIPVYHEGRAQECPEEVAAIVATVETLLGGTWRDKGGSERQIRPNDIIVVAPYNAQVNALSDALPGIRVGTVDRFQGQEAPIALISMTASSAEETTRGLEFLLSRERLNVAVSRGKALSLVFASPRLLSTPCATVDQMRLVNTLCALPLPPLGGTTP; the protein is encoded by the coding sequence ATGAAACGGGAAAACGGCGCCCTTCAGCTCTCGGCATCAGACCTGATGCGGTTCATGGCCTGCCCCCACGCGACGCGCTTGGACCTGTTGCGCCTTGACGGTATGGGGCCAAGTGAGGTCGAGGACAGCGAGGATGCCGCCCTGTTGCAGAAACGCGGCGATGCGCACGAGGCCGCGCATCTGGCTACCCTGAAGGAGCAAGGCAAGTCGGTTGCCTGTATCGACACCGATGGCGTCCCCTTCGCACAATCTGTTGCAGACACTCAGGATGCACTGCTGGCTGGCCCGGAGATCATTTTTCAAGGCGCCCTCGAAGGGGGCATGTGGGGCGGCTATTCCGATTTCCTGGAACGCGTCGAAACTCTGTCGAATCTCGGCGCCTATTCCTACGAAGTGGCCGACACCAAGCTGAAGCGAAAGCCAGCTCCCGGACATGTGCTGCAACTGGTACTCTACTCGGACCTTCTGGAGAAGTTGCAAGATGTTGCGCCCGAACAGGCCCATGTCGTGTTGGGCAGCGGTGAACGCTTTTCGTTTCGGCTCGCTGAATACGCAGCCTACGCGCGGGGTGCGCGGGCGCGGTTGGAAGGTTTCGTAGCTGATCCGCCGGAAACGCGCCCTATCCCCTGCACCACCTGTGACCTGTGCCGGTGGCGCGAGCATTGCGCCGATGTCTGGACCAACGAAGACAGCCTTTTCGAGGTCGCGGGGATCAGCAAGGCCCAGGTGGCCAAGCTTGAAGCCCAGGGGATCACAACCCTCCAAGCTCTTTCAGAATTCGAAGGCACTGTGCCGCGCATGGCATCTGAAACATTCCGCAAGCTGTCTTCACAGGCACGGCTACAACAAGCCCGCAAATTCGGCCCTCCATCCCATGAATTGCGCCCGCGCCAACCGGGCAAAGGTTTTGACCTTCTGCCTCGACCCGTTGAGGGTGATCTGTTCTACGACATTGAAGGAGACCCACACTATGAAGAGGCCGGGTCGGATGGTCTGGAATACCTGCACGGGATCTGGGACGGCAAGGATTTCACGGCTTTCTGGGCTCATGATCGTACCGAGGAAAAACAGGCCCTGATCGACCTGTTCTCCTTTTTCGAAGAGCGTATCAGCCGCCACCCGAATGCCCGTATTTATCATTACGCGCCTTACGAAATCACCGCCCTGCGCCGTCTGACGACACAGCATGGCGTGGGCGAGACCCAATTGGACGGCTGGCTGAGGGAACATCGGTTCGTGGACCTCTACAGCGTTGTGCGAGGGGGAATCTTCGCCTCGGAACGGTCCTATTCGATCAAATACCTCGAGGCCTTCTACGACATCGAACGCGCCGGAGAGGTGACAACCGCCGGTGGTTCCGTCGTCGCCTACGAGAACTGGCGCGAAACCAGAGATCAGGTCATTCTCGACGAGATCGAGGACTACAACCGTATCGACTGTGTTTCGACCGAATTGCTGCGCGACTGGCTCCTATCGATCCGACCTGATGATCTGGGAACCTGGCACAATCTTGTCGAGCCCGACCCCGAGAAAGTCCAGGTCCAGGAAGAGGCTGCGCAGGAGCTGAAAGACAATCTGGAGGCATCGGACCTGCCAGCAGAACGCCGGCAACTGCTCTATGACCTGGGCATTTTTCACTGGCGCGAGGGGAAGCCGGCTGCATGGGCCGTGTTCGACGCCGCCCAGAAGTCTTTCGAGGAGCTTTGTGACGACCTTGATTGCCTGGCAGGACTGCGCGCAACGGGACCGCAGGAAGTCGACAAGCGGTCATGGGCCCGCGAATACACCTATCCTCCGCAGGAAACCAAACTTCGTGCGGGGAAAGGCGCGGTTCTCATGCTGCCCGATGGCCAAACCGTAACCCTGTCAATCAAAAGCATCGACAGGACGCGGCGTCGGGTTACCTTGCGGATCGGCCAGTCGAAGGGGATCGATCTCCCCGATTGGCTGAACCTCCTGCCGGACTTCGCCATCAACGCCCGACCGATCCCTGATGCAATTGCCGCAGTGGCAACCGATCAGTGTGGCGCCAAAGCCAATCGCGCCGCGGACGATCTCCTTTCCCGCAACCCTCCCCGATTTCATAGCGGCTTCACTTTGCCAGACGGGCCGAGTGGAGATCCCGTAGAGAACCTGAAGAATGCGGTGCGCGCCATGGACGAGACCGTGTTGCCGGTTCAGGGCCCTCCCGGAACCGGAAAGACTTATGTGACCGCCCGCGCCATTCTGGCACTGGTCAGGGATGGCAAGCGCGTCGGTGTTGCCTCCAACAGTCACGCCGCGATCCGCAACGTCCTCATGGGCTGCATCGACGCCCTGGAAGAAGGCGATCTGGACATCACCCTGGAAAACTTGGAGATCGCCCATAAGGAAGGCCAGGGCATGGATCCTTTGCCTGATGGATACGAAGCCATCGCGGCCATCAAGGGAAATCAGGACCAGCGCCTGACGGGCTCACACGTTGTCGGTGGCACTGCTTGGCTCTTTTCCCGCCCGGAACTGGCCGACACCTTCGACTACCTGTTCATCGACGAGGCCGGGCAAGTTTCCCTGGCCAATCTTGTCGGCATGTCAAACGCCGCACGGAACTTTGTGTTGATCGGCGACCCTCGCCAACTCCCCCAGGTCGTCCAGGGATCGCATCCCCCTCCCGCTGATCTATCCTGTCTGGATTGGCTACTCGGTGAACACGCGATCATGCCCCCGGATCGTGGAATCTTCCTATCCACAACACGACGCATGCACCCGGATCTATGTGCATACATCTCTGAGCAGTTTTACGAAGGCAAACTCCAATCCCATGAAAGCACCGCAAATCAGAGGGTTGTGGCGGCCGCACTCCCTGAGACTGGTGCATGGATGATTCCAGTCTATCATGAAGGGCGCGCGCAGGAATGCCCCGAGGAAGTTGCAGCAATCGTGGCAACCGTCGAAACGTTGCTGGGTGGCACATGGCGCGACAAAGGCGGTTCCGAGCGACAAATTCGCCCCAACGACATCATTGTCGTGGCCCCCTACAACGCCCAGGTAAACGCCCTGTCTGATGCGCTGCCCGGCATTCGGGTGGGCACCGTTGACCGATTTCAGGGCCAGGAGGCACCAATCGCCCTGATCTCGATGACTGCATCCTCTGCCGAGGAGACTACACGAGGCCTCGAGTTTCTGTTGTCCCGCGAACGTCTGAATGTTGCTGTGTCGCGTGGCAAGGCGCTCAGCCTTGTCTTTGCCTCCCCTCGCCTTTTGTCGACACCTTGCGCGACCGTGGACCAGATGCGCCTCGTCAATACTCTCTGCGCCCTCCCTCTCCCGCCCTTAGGAGGAACAACCCCATGA
- a CDS encoding AAA family ATPase, whose product MKLLSIRMNNVRRFTQPVEISDIGPGLNVLAAPNEQGKSTLFDALHALFFFEAKSWKLKEAATLAPHAGGNPEVSAEIEVEGKPYRVTKVFSSKPGQRQVSVHRDGHLFKQAEEAEDWIHALIKPPKDGGPAGLLWVRQGVTTLQTGKEDDTLAARRDLLSSVAGEIDDITGGRQMEKIRAALKGDLETYLNKNGSPKKHGPLWQAEQAVAELDKQKEELRGKVDRLRAMLTERRELRDERAALTDPVVMRERNEALETAQAALRAAEAYLENQAKADEASQTAQLVLDTHRDRIKSGEEQLTEFRNAEAALEQFLEKVAGAEAQLAEAEQNLKKAKTAEENARKDQISAEQTRDAVQAAEAGRKGAERRQELTKRLVDARRHSTEAATARKTVDASPSAPRMERLEGAWQEFELLKRAREASAAAITLAVEPGQQDRVTLDGAPLEPGQRKALPDGGDIAIVGVGAIRVHPAEQHDVVALDEAQAEFDIALEATGCPSLQDARKAEKARKSAEGALRDANAKLKISAPDGIQALMEEISTLPETVAEVENLPSQTDADAMFRTARAAHDRARADLEGVRAAFDARHGEAREFRVRRDEAQNRLDRALGAVEDPAEKGNELTKLQAQTPEFENVLTDAQKLVQTLAVEAPDITLRQAGAQRAQNVADQAASRLTEIGNQLARLEAVIEIDADLAIEEKQLEVEGKLEAALSYAEQVQAEVKVLQRLDTALSGAQKQAHDAYIGPIRNELRPLLSMVLPGAELTLDADSVLPTGLSRPEGEDSYDQLSGGTQEQIALLVRLAFARLLAESGTPAPIILDDAIVYTDDDRIERMFNALTQQAGDMQIIVLSCRQKVFRGLGGQTLSIRQAAQEVGV is encoded by the coding sequence ATGAAGCTCCTGTCGATCCGCATGAATAACGTCCGCCGTTTCACACAGCCTGTGGAAATCTCGGATATTGGCCCTGGCCTGAACGTACTGGCCGCGCCCAACGAACAGGGCAAATCAACCCTGTTCGACGCCCTGCATGCGTTGTTTTTCTTCGAGGCAAAATCCTGGAAACTGAAGGAAGCCGCAACTCTTGCCCCCCATGCCGGTGGCAATCCCGAGGTTTCGGCAGAAATCGAAGTGGAAGGGAAACCCTATCGGGTGACCAAAGTATTCTCGTCGAAGCCCGGCCAACGGCAGGTTAGCGTTCATCGGGATGGTCACCTGTTCAAGCAGGCGGAAGAGGCCGAGGACTGGATCCACGCGCTGATCAAGCCACCCAAGGATGGCGGCCCCGCCGGCCTGCTCTGGGTTCGCCAGGGGGTGACGACACTGCAAACCGGCAAGGAAGACGACACCTTGGCGGCGCGGCGTGATCTGCTGTCCTCCGTCGCCGGTGAAATCGATGACATCACCGGCGGCCGCCAGATGGAGAAGATCCGCGCGGCATTGAAAGGCGATCTTGAGACCTATCTGAATAAAAACGGCAGCCCCAAAAAACACGGCCCCCTCTGGCAGGCGGAGCAGGCCGTTGCCGAGCTGGACAAACAGAAGGAGGAACTGCGGGGCAAGGTCGACCGGCTGCGCGCCATGCTGACGGAACGGCGAGAGCTGAGGGACGAAAGAGCCGCCCTCACCGATCCCGTTGTCATGAGGGAAAGGAATGAAGCACTGGAGACTGCCCAGGCGGCGTTGAGAGCCGCTGAAGCCTATCTTGAGAACCAGGCGAAGGCTGACGAGGCAAGCCAGACGGCGCAGCTTGTGCTGGATACTCACCGCGACCGGATCAAATCGGGTGAAGAACAACTGACAGAATTCCGCAATGCCGAAGCGGCGTTGGAGCAATTCCTGGAGAAAGTCGCCGGCGCCGAGGCCCAACTGGCCGAAGCGGAACAGAACCTGAAAAAGGCCAAGACCGCTGAAGAGAACGCCCGGAAAGACCAAATCTCTGCTGAACAAACCCGCGATGCGGTTCAGGCAGCCGAAGCCGGGCGCAAGGGGGCGGAACGCCGCCAGGAGTTGACCAAGCGCCTGGTAGACGCCCGGCGTCACTCCACCGAAGCGGCAACCGCCCGCAAAACTGTTGATGCCTCACCCAGTGCCCCTCGGATGGAACGGTTGGAAGGCGCTTGGCAGGAATTCGAGCTTCTGAAACGCGCCCGTGAAGCCTCGGCAGCCGCCATCACGCTGGCCGTCGAGCCCGGACAGCAGGATCGGGTCACGCTGGACGGCGCCCCGCTGGAACCGGGGCAACGCAAAGCCCTGCCCGACGGAGGCGACATCGCTATCGTCGGCGTCGGCGCAATCCGTGTGCACCCGGCCGAGCAACATGACGTAGTCGCTCTTGATGAGGCTCAGGCCGAATTCGACATTGCGCTCGAAGCGACAGGCTGCCCATCCCTGCAGGATGCCAGGAAGGCCGAAAAGGCCCGAAAGTCGGCTGAGGGCGCCCTGCGGGACGCGAACGCTAAGTTGAAAATATCGGCGCCCGACGGAATCCAGGCCCTTATGGAGGAAATCTCCACCCTGCCTGAAACCGTGGCGGAGGTTGAAAACCTTCCCTCCCAGACTGATGCCGATGCGATGTTCCGCACGGCCAGAGCCGCGCATGACCGAGCCCGCGCCGACCTGGAAGGAGTCCGTGCCGCTTTTGACGCCAGGCACGGGGAGGCACGCGAATTTCGTGTCCGTCGGGACGAAGCGCAAAACCGGCTTGATCGGGCCTTGGGCGCGGTCGAGGATCCGGCCGAAAAGGGCAACGAGCTGACCAAGCTGCAAGCGCAGACACCTGAGTTTGAGAACGTCCTCACAGACGCCCAAAAACTTGTCCAAACACTCGCGGTCGAAGCACCTGACATTACCCTTAGGCAAGCCGGGGCGCAGAGGGCGCAAAACGTGGCCGACCAGGCTGCCAGTCGTCTGACTGAGATCGGCAACCAACTGGCACGCCTTGAGGCCGTCATCGAAATAGATGCCGACTTGGCCATTGAGGAAAAACAGCTGGAGGTGGAAGGGAAACTGGAAGCCGCCCTGTCTTACGCCGAGCAAGTTCAGGCCGAGGTGAAGGTTCTCCAGCGGCTTGATACAGCGCTTTCCGGAGCCCAGAAGCAGGCTCATGACGCCTATATCGGCCCGATCCGCAACGAGTTGCGCCCCCTCCTGAGCATGGTGCTGCCCGGTGCGGAACTGACACTGGACGCCGACAGCGTGCTGCCCACCGGCCTGTCCCGCCCGGAAGGCGAGGACAGCTATGACCAGCTGTCCGGTGGCACCCAAGAGCAGATCGCATTGCTGGTGCGACTTGCCTTCGCCCGCCTGCTGGCGGAATCCGGAACGCCTGCTCCAATCATCCTGGATGATGCGATTGTCTATACCGATGACGACCGGATTGAGCGCATGTTCAACGCCCTGACCCAACAGGCCGGTGACATGCAGATCATCGTCCTGTCGTGTCGGCAGAAAGTGTTCCGGGGATTGGGGGGGCAGACCTTGTCGATCCGGCAGGCGGCGCAGGAGGTCGGCGTATGA
- a CDS encoding metallophosphoesterase family protein, whose translation MTGIRFLHTSDLHLGKPFGRFDDEVIADLRQARAEIIPVLIEVADEQEVEHILLAGDTFDQETPSPRLIRQTIAAMAQAEHLNWWIIPGNHDSLTADLIWQTFEEYAPENVHVLRDDAPVAFSEDAYLLPAPCPRRTPGYDLTEAMGQKITPKGVFRIGLAHGGVVDFRPDEPSAETIPPDRAELANLDYLALGDWHGNLEITPRTHYSGAPERDRFKHTGQGTCLLVSLDTPGGVPEVSELPLGKYDWQDLELPLSPGLNAVSSLMALLPADVIKWRNTLVKLHLRGYVHLDQRMALMAKIQGITPEFCHFEYRDHQLHTEYQPDDLDQIARGGALRMAAEALKDEADDADLSRSDRDIADAALTRLYSLVKETAQ comes from the coding sequence ATGACAGGAATTCGCTTCCTCCACACCTCTGACCTTCACCTTGGCAAACCCTTCGGGCGGTTTGACGACGAGGTTATCGCAGATCTTCGCCAGGCACGCGCCGAGATCATTCCTGTATTGATCGAAGTCGCAGACGAACAGGAGGTTGAGCACATCCTTCTTGCCGGTGACACATTCGACCAAGAAACCCCTTCGCCGCGCCTCATACGTCAGACCATTGCGGCTATGGCGCAGGCGGAACATCTGAACTGGTGGATCATCCCGGGCAACCACGACAGCCTGACTGCCGACCTAATCTGGCAGACTTTCGAAGAGTATGCCCCAGAAAACGTTCACGTGCTGCGCGACGATGCTCCCGTTGCTTTTTCAGAAGATGCCTATCTTTTGCCCGCACCCTGTCCGCGGCGTACGCCAGGTTACGATCTGACCGAGGCCATGGGGCAAAAAATCACGCCCAAAGGCGTTTTTCGCATCGGCCTTGCTCACGGAGGGGTCGTTGATTTCCGACCCGACGAACCAAGTGCAGAAACCATCCCACCAGACCGTGCCGAGCTCGCCAATCTGGATTACCTCGCACTGGGCGACTGGCACGGCAACTTGGAGATCACGCCCCGCACGCATTATTCAGGTGCGCCGGAACGGGATCGTTTCAAGCACACCGGCCAAGGAACCTGCCTTCTGGTTTCGCTGGACACACCGGGCGGGGTGCCGGAGGTTTCGGAACTTCCTCTGGGAAAGTACGATTGGCAGGACCTGGAATTGCCGCTGTCACCCGGGCTCAATGCGGTGTCAAGCCTTATGGCTCTCCTTCCGGCAGACGTCATCAAATGGCGCAACACTCTGGTCAAGCTGCACCTCCGGGGATACGTCCACCTTGATCAACGGATGGCTTTGATGGCGAAAATCCAAGGGATCACCCCGGAATTTTGCCACTTCGAATACCGAGACCACCAACTGCATACCGAGTATCAGCCTGATGATCTGGATCAGATCGCACGCGGTGGGGCACTTCGAATGGCGGCCGAGGCCCTGAAGGACGAGGCAGACGATGCCGACCTGTCCCGCTCGGATCGGGACATTGCCGATGCGGCGCTGACCCGGCTCTACAGCCTGGTGAAGGAGACCGCGCAATGA
- a CDS encoding HEPN domain-containing protein yields the protein MRNMPTDLTFQELKDKQREIRDGFPEAFGLRIHRAISWVGRAEKDASDLDAAFLFYWISFNAAYADERDAQNERDMFNWLFTHLTELDPENRLYAAVWNRFTGPIRLFIENQFVFSPFWAHHNGHPGHDDWQERFDRARSAFHRALAEQRTVDILSMLFDRLYVLRNQLIHGGATWNSRVNRDQLRDGVAILSVLMPVMIDIMMDNADEEWGRPFYPVVEG from the coding sequence ATGAGGAACATGCCAACCGACCTGACTTTTCAGGAGCTGAAAGACAAGCAGCGCGAAATCCGGGATGGATTCCCCGAGGCCTTCGGCCTTCGGATCCACCGGGCCATCAGCTGGGTCGGACGCGCCGAGAAGGACGCCAGCGATCTGGACGCCGCTTTCCTGTTCTACTGGATTTCTTTCAATGCAGCCTACGCGGACGAACGTGACGCACAGAACGAGCGCGACATGTTCAATTGGCTGTTCACTCACCTGACCGAGCTTGACCCTGAAAATCGCCTCTATGCAGCAGTCTGGAACCGGTTCACCGGGCCGATCCGGCTCTTTATTGAGAACCAGTTCGTGTTCTCGCCCTTCTGGGCCCATCACAACGGACACCCAGGGCACGATGACTGGCAAGAGCGCTTCGACAGGGCTCGCAGTGCCTTTCACAGAGCGCTGGCTGAACAGAGGACTGTCGACATCCTGTCGATGCTGTTCGACAGACTCTACGTACTACGCAATCAGCTGATCCATGGAGGCGCAACTTGGAATTCGAGGGTGAACCGCGACCAGCTTCGGGACGGTGTCGCCATCTTGTCGGTTCTGATGCCTGTCATGATCGACATCATGATGGACAATGCAGACGAGGAATGGGGCAGACCCTTTTACCCGGTGGTAGAGGGCTGA